A genomic region of Coriobacteriaceae bacterium contains the following coding sequences:
- a CDS encoding cytochrome b/b6 domain-containing protein encodes MAHLVHYPEAHPFVFRFTHWVNLICMLLLILSGIEIHYPVVPGLMGMARGVHMFCAFVILINLIFRIVAAGFIKSAPAYGTRETKLDMYTFFPQKDNRHQLWPWIKYYLFFKKDHPLGGKYGVPQKLSYILIAVALLFMGYTGFCLWVPTMNIPFFAGFTALVGGLMKVRVIHYFMMFFFICFTLIHIYLANIEGIDPTKVMLLGTKPHGGLTYSLETMNVSGYDPMDEEIIVMEDKVVLEKE; translated from the coding sequence ATGGCACATCTCGTACACTATCCTGAGGCACATCCGTTCGTCTTCCGCTTTACCCACTGGGTCAACCTCATCTGCATGCTTCTCCTTATCCTCTCGGGTATCGAGATTCACTACCCGGTTGTTCCTGGCCTGATGGGCATGGCTCGTGGCGTGCACATGTTCTGCGCGTTTGTGATCCTCATCAACCTCATCTTCCGTATCGTCGCCGCTGGCTTCATCAAGTCCGCTCCGGCTTACGGCACCCGTGAGACCAAGCTGGATATGTACACGTTCTTCCCGCAGAAGGACAACCGCCACCAGCTCTGGCCGTGGATCAAGTACTATCTCTTCTTCAAGAAGGACCATCCCCTGGGTGGCAAGTACGGCGTACCGCAGAAGCTGTCCTACATCCTCATCGCTGTAGCTCTCCTCTTCATGGGCTACACGGGCTTCTGCTTGTGGGTTCCGACGATGAACATCCCGTTCTTCGCTGGCTTCACTGCGCTCGTCGGTGGTCTGATGAAGGTGCGCGTCATCCACTACTTCATGATGTTCTTCTTCATCTGCTTCACGCTCATCCACATCTACCTCGCCAACATCGAGGGTATCGATCCGACCAAGGTCATGCTGCTTGGCACCAAGCCGCATGGTGGTCTGACCTATAGCCTGGAGACCATGAACGTCTCCGGTTACGATCCCATGGACGAGGAGATCATCGTCATGGAGGACAAGGTGGTCCTCGAGAAGGAGTAA
- the pepF gene encoding oligoendopeptidase F, producing MAYESRDEIEERYRWDLSSIYADDETFLAALNEARGYAAKLAAYRGAISQSANDLLAYLRLSDEAGVELGKLVNYAQRKLDEDTRNATYQDYSAQVISVYTEVSSATSWFSPELLKLDDAQMEQFFASCPELELYRRALDVVFRQRGHILGDAEEELLARSQEMAMQPEHIFSLFNDADLRFEDAIDAQGEAHPVTHGSYVPLMMSDDRELRRSAYASLYAAYEQFRNTAAATLGAQAKQLKFYTDARKYPSSLEYCLDQNEVPTAVYTNLISCVHEHFAPMHKYVELRKQVLGVDELHFYDLYVPIVEDVDMSFTYEEACELILEALEPMGEEYLQIVREGLSQRWIDVYETPGKRSGAYSAGGYGMHPVILLNFQGKLDDVFTLIHEMGHSIHTYLSCKTQPAVYSDYVIFVAEVASTVNEALLTQHLLKTRTNPRERAYILNHFLEQFKGTLYRQTMFAEFELAFNEIAARGEGITAEALGEIYRELNASYYGPDIVVDDEIAVEWARIPHFYYQYYVYQYATGFSAAIALSNRILNEGAPAVADYLGFLSGGSSKTPIELLKGAGVDMTTPEPTAAALAYFDELIDELADALR from the coding sequence ATGGCATACGAATCACGTGACGAAATCGAAGAGCGCTATCGCTGGGACCTCTCCAGCATCTACGCGGATGACGAGACATTCCTCGCCGCTCTCAACGAGGCGAGAGGCTATGCGGCCAAGCTCGCGGCGTATCGCGGCGCGATATCGCAATCGGCCAACGACCTGCTCGCCTACCTGCGACTGAGCGACGAGGCGGGCGTCGAGCTCGGCAAGCTCGTGAACTACGCGCAACGCAAGCTCGACGAGGACACGCGCAACGCCACCTACCAGGACTACTCCGCGCAGGTCATCTCCGTCTACACGGAGGTCTCGAGCGCGACGAGCTGGTTTTCGCCCGAACTGCTCAAGCTCGACGATGCGCAGATGGAGCAGTTCTTCGCGAGCTGCCCTGAGCTCGAGCTCTACCGCCGCGCCCTGGATGTCGTCTTTCGCCAACGTGGCCACATACTTGGCGATGCCGAGGAAGAGCTGCTTGCCCGCTCGCAGGAGATGGCCATGCAACCCGAGCACATCTTCTCGCTCTTCAACGACGCCGACCTCAGGTTCGAGGACGCCATCGACGCGCAGGGCGAGGCTCATCCCGTCACGCACGGCAGCTACGTGCCGCTCATGATGTCGGACGACCGCGAGCTGCGTCGATCCGCCTACGCCTCGCTATACGCGGCCTACGAGCAGTTCCGCAACACCGCCGCGGCAACGCTCGGCGCTCAAGCCAAGCAGCTCAAGTTCTACACGGACGCGCGCAAGTACCCGAGCTCGCTCGAGTACTGCCTCGACCAGAACGAGGTGCCCACTGCGGTCTACACCAACCTCATCTCATGCGTACACGAGCACTTCGCGCCCATGCACAAGTACGTCGAGCTGCGCAAGCAGGTGCTCGGCGTCGACGAGCTGCACTTCTACGACCTCTACGTGCCCATCGTCGAAGACGTCGACATGAGCTTCACGTACGAGGAGGCATGCGAGCTCATCCTCGAAGCACTCGAACCCATGGGCGAGGAGTACCTGCAGATTGTGCGCGAGGGCCTGTCCCAGCGCTGGATTGACGTGTATGAGACGCCCGGCAAACGCAGCGGCGCGTATTCCGCCGGTGGATACGGCATGCATCCGGTCATCCTTCTGAACTTCCAGGGCAAGCTCGATGACGTGTTCACGCTCATTCACGAGATGGGCCATTCCATCCACACCTATCTGAGCTGCAAGACCCAGCCGGCCGTCTATTCCGATTACGTGATATTCGTCGCCGAGGTCGCCTCGACGGTCAACGAGGCCCTGCTCACACAGCACCTACTCAAGACGAGGACCAATCCGCGCGAGCGCGCCTACATCCTCAATCACTTCCTCGAGCAGTTCAAGGGCACGCTGTACCGCCAGACGATGTTCGCCGAGTTCGAGCTGGCCTTCAACGAAATCGCCGCCCGAGGCGAGGGCATCACTGCCGAGGCATTGGGCGAGATCTACCGCGAACTAAACGCCAGCTACTATGGCCCGGACATTGTTGTCGATGACGAGATTGCCGTCGAGTGGGCACGTATCCCGCATTTTTACTACCAGTATTACGTGTATCAATACGCGACGGGTTTCTCTGCCGCCATTGCGCTGTCGAACCGCATCCTCAATGAGGGCGCTCCCGCCGTGGCCGACTATCTTGGCTTCTTGTCCGGCGGCTCAAGCAAAACGCCCATCGAGCTTCTCAAGGGTGCGGGTGTCGACATGACTACGCCCGAGCCGACGGCGGCGGCGCTCGCCTATTTCGATGAGCTTATCGATGAGCTAGCCGATGCGCTAAGATAA
- a CDS encoding shikimate kinase, with protein MGSVNSEHLVDDKIVPMQKHDNITLIGMPGAGKSTLGVVLAKKLGYRFVDTDLLIQEGEGMLLSEILEARGTEGFIACENELLANLSCARHVIATGGSAVYGTDAVANLKSLGTVVFLDLSLDEISRRLSPDLLDRGVVIHQGNTLEDLYEERHPLYENAADLIVKLDGLSTLESVEKLAAELASYLQA; from the coding sequence ATGGGCAGCGTTAACAGCGAGCATCTCGTTGATGATAAGATTGTGCCCATGCAAAAACACGACAACATCACGCTCATTGGCATGCCCGGTGCTGGCAAAAGCACGCTCGGCGTTGTGCTCGCCAAGAAGCTCGGGTATCGCTTTGTCGATACCGACCTGCTCATCCAGGAAGGCGAGGGCATGTTGCTCTCGGAGATACTGGAAGCACGCGGCACTGAAGGCTTCATTGCCTGCGAGAACGAGTTGCTCGCGAATCTCTCGTGCGCTCGCCACGTCATCGCGACAGGCGGCTCGGCCGTGTATGGTACCGACGCCGTTGCAAACCTGAAGTCGCTGGGAACCGTCGTCTTCCTCGATTTGAGCCTCGACGAGATCTCCCGTCGGCTTTCGCCCGACCTACTCGACCGCGGGGTCGTCATCCACCAGGGAAACACGCTCGAGGACCTTTACGAGGAGCGCCACCCGCTCTACGAGAATGCAGCTGACCTCATCGTGAAGCTTGACGGGCTCAGCACACTCGAGTCGGTCGAAAAGCTCGCGGCAGAGCTTGCATCATACCTGCAGGCATAA
- the rpsI gene encoding 30S ribosomal protein S9 — protein MADTKKEAIYYGTGRRKNAIARVRLVPGTGKVTVNKRDAEDYFGRKALVEYAMTPFTVTGTVKHFDVIATLNGGGISGQAGALRHGIARALLEAGDYRAELKKAGFLTRDPRMVERKKYGLKKARKRPQFSKR, from the coding sequence ATGGCAGATACCAAGAAAGAAGCCATCTACTATGGCACCGGTCGCCGCAAGAACGCCATCGCGCGCGTTCGTCTCGTCCCCGGTACCGGTAAGGTCACCGTTAACAAGCGCGACGCCGAGGATTACTTCGGCCGCAAGGCGCTCGTCGAGTATGCGATGACTCCCTTCACCGTGACGGGTACGGTCAAGCATTTCGACGTCATTGCCACGCTCAATGGCGGTGGCATCTCCGGTCAGGCTGGTGCTCTGCGTCACGGCATCGCCCGTGCGTTGCTTGAGGCTGGTGACTATCGTGCCGAGCTCAAGAAGGCTGGCTTCCTCACGCGCGATCCGCGTATGGTCGAGCGCAAGAAGTACGGTCTCAAGAAGGCTCGCAAGCGTCCGCAGTTCTCCAAGCGCTAA
- a CDS encoding nickel-dependent hydrogenase large subunit, which translates to MAKHSIIDPVDRIEGHLRVEMEVENGVVTDAWVSGGLFRGLELIAEGRDPYDAAMLAQRVCGVCPVSHCHTSVFAAEEAYGIQIPEGGRLVRNLIEGAQFMHSHILWFYQLSALDYVNPLHALEADVNKTYALCETLGLAQTDFAALKDRLAKFAENGQYSWLSGGWFMEGLAPEAYKLPAEVDLIATAHYIEAIDMQATADEISAIIGGKMPHVQTSIPGGTAWYPSVEKLDDILFRAKKLKDWVDNVMIPDAIAIASVYLNDVATIGNNKHGNFMAYGVFDRPSRELEDRFFPAGIVRMKSGAPVLEPFDGAYITEGTTHAYYKDSGEPLHPTVGVTELPETFPGYYKNEAEEIVNDKYTWSKAPRYDGEPMEVGPLARVLVSYMSGNPEIIAGVNAVLAGLNLPQTPASIMGLNSALGRLAARPIEASAVAGYMIDWCGELVELLGLIEAGAVEGNPWFAERVRDTGLGEGFWEAPRGALYHTETLSGNTITHYQEVVPTTWNISPRDEYGVPGTIEQGLIGTPVANIEAPINALRIVHGYDPCVACAVHIVEPKTGREFKMHTSPWGGR; encoded by the coding sequence ATGGCTAAGCATTCTATTATCGATCCGGTTGATCGTATCGAGGGCCACCTGCGCGTCGAGATGGAAGTCGAGAACGGCGTCGTCACTGACGCTTGGGTCTCCGGCGGCCTTTTCCGTGGCCTCGAGCTCATCGCCGAGGGTCGCGATCCCTATGACGCGGCCATGCTCGCCCAGCGTGTCTGCGGCGTCTGCCCTGTCTCGCACTGCCACACCTCCGTCTTCGCGGCTGAGGAGGCCTACGGCATCCAGATTCCCGAGGGCGGCCGTCTGGTCCGCAATCTCATCGAGGGTGCGCAGTTCATGCACAGCCACATCCTGTGGTTCTATCAGCTGAGCGCACTCGACTACGTCAACCCGCTGCACGCACTCGAGGCTGACGTCAACAAGACCTATGCCCTGTGCGAGACCCTCGGTCTTGCTCAGACCGACTTCGCCGCGCTCAAGGATCGCCTCGCGAAGTTCGCCGAGAATGGCCAGTACTCCTGGTTGTCCGGTGGCTGGTTCATGGAGGGCCTGGCACCCGAAGCCTACAAACTTCCGGCCGAGGTCGACCTCATCGCCACGGCGCACTACATCGAGGCCATCGACATGCAGGCAACTGCCGACGAGATCTCCGCGATCATCGGTGGCAAGATGCCGCACGTTCAGACCTCGATTCCCGGTGGCACCGCCTGGTACCCGAGCGTCGAGAAACTCGATGACATCCTGTTCCGTGCCAAGAAGCTCAAGGACTGGGTCGACAACGTCATGATCCCCGACGCCATCGCCATCGCAAGCGTCTACCTCAATGACGTTGCCACCATCGGCAACAACAAGCATGGCAACTTCATGGCCTACGGCGTCTTCGACCGTCCGTCGCGTGAGCTCGAAGATCGCTTCTTCCCCGCGGGCATCGTCCGCATGAAGAGCGGCGCTCCGGTTCTCGAGCCGTTCGATGGTGCCTACATCACCGAGGGCACGACGCATGCCTACTACAAGGACAGCGGCGAGCCGCTGCATCCCACGGTTGGCGTAACCGAGCTCCCCGAGACCTTCCCCGGCTACTACAAGAACGAGGCCGAGGAAATCGTCAACGACAAGTACACCTGGTCCAAGGCTCCTCGCTACGACGGTGAGCCCATGGAGGTTGGCCCGCTCGCTCGCGTGCTCGTCTCCTACATGAGCGGCAACCCGGAGATCATCGCCGGCGTCAACGCCGTTCTCGCTGGCCTCAACCTTCCGCAGACCCCGGCCAGCATCATGGGCCTCAACTCCGCGCTTGGCCGCCTGGCCGCCCGCCCCATCGAGGCTTCCGCTGTCGCTGGCTACATGATCGACTGGTGCGGCGAGCTCGTCGAGCTCCTCGGCCTCATCGAGGCCGGCGCCGTCGAGGGCAACCCCTGGTTCGCCGAGCGTGTCCGTGACACGGGCCTGGGCGAGGGCTTCTGGGAGGCTCCGCGTGGCGCTCTCTACCACACCGAGACCCTCTCCGGCAATACGATCACGCATTATCAGGAGGTCGTCCCCACCACGTGGAACATCTCTCCGCGTGACGAGTACGGCGTGCCTGGCACCATCGAGCAGGGCCTCATCGGCACCCCTGTTGCCAACATCGAGGCTCCGATCAACGCCCTGCGCATCGTCCACGGATATGACCCGTGCGTTGCCTGCGCGGTCCATATCGTCGAGCCCAAGACGGGTCGCGAGTTCAAGATGCACACGAGTCCTTGGGGAGGTCGATAA
- a CDS encoding hydrogenase maturation protease — MEDIKQMVVCVGNMLMLDEGFGSHMAKVLTNYDVAREAFDDAHARTLVETFREYDAHDDDGADERIPVMDAGTMGMGLIPYIRDFDRLVIVDAVDCGPDAAPGTCYTFTPEDMAAYSIMHSLHDMRVSDVLNNARLAGHDCDIRCVGVQKKDICPRDFTIDLTPEVKAAVPYAVDAVLELLEISL, encoded by the coding sequence GTGGAAGATATCAAGCAGATGGTCGTCTGCGTGGGAAACATGCTCATGCTCGATGAAGGTTTTGGCTCGCACATGGCCAAGGTGCTGACTAATTACGATGTCGCCCGAGAAGCCTTCGATGATGCCCATGCCCGGACGCTTGTCGAAACCTTTCGCGAATACGATGCCCATGACGACGACGGAGCTGACGAACGCATCCCCGTCATGGATGCTGGCACCATGGGCATGGGGCTCATCCCGTACATTCGTGATTTCGACCGCCTGGTCATCGTAGATGCCGTGGATTGCGGACCCGATGCGGCTCCCGGCACCTGTTACACCTTCACACCCGAGGATATGGCAGCCTATAGCATCATGCACTCGCTGCACGACATGCGCGTCTCGGACGTGCTCAATAACGCACGTCTGGCTGGGCATGACTGTGACATCCGCTGCGTGGGCGTGCAGAAGAAGGACATTTGCCCACGGGACTTCACCATCGATCTAACACCCGAGGTAAAGGCGGCCGTGCCCTACGCAGTAGACGCGGTGCTCGAGCTACTGGAAATCAGCCTGTAG
- the rdgB gene encoding RdgB/HAM1 family non-canonical purine NTP pyrophosphatase, whose amino-acid sequence MATKKVVIATNNAHKLDEISRMLTPVTGWEFVSLKDCGTYPEPVEDADDFEGNARIKALAARDNTGLPALADDSGLVVDALDGAPGVFSSRFAGEDATDADNNAKLLELLADVPDDERTARFVCTLVFVDTDDSEIVAHGSCEGRIGYEERGNNGFGYDPLFYADAFDGKLTTAEVPSEQKDAISHRGEALRAFIRAFEKR is encoded by the coding sequence ATGGCTACGAAGAAAGTCGTTATCGCGACGAACAACGCCCATAAGCTCGATGAGATTTCTCGCATGCTCACACCGGTGACGGGTTGGGAATTCGTGAGCCTCAAGGACTGCGGCACGTATCCGGAGCCCGTGGAGGATGCCGATGACTTCGAGGGCAATGCCCGCATCAAGGCACTGGCTGCGCGTGACAATACGGGACTTCCTGCGCTTGCCGATGACAGCGGGCTGGTCGTCGATGCGCTCGACGGCGCACCCGGCGTCTTCTCGAGCCGCTTCGCAGGCGAAGACGCGACCGATGCCGACAACAACGCCAAGCTGCTCGAACTGCTGGCAGACGTGCCCGATGACGAGCGCACGGCGCGCTTCGTCTGCACGCTCGTCTTCGTCGATACGGACGATTCCGAAATCGTGGCGCACGGTAGCTGCGAGGGAAGGATTGGCTACGAGGAGCGCGGCAACAACGGCTTTGGCTACGACCCACTCTTCTATGCCGATGCCTTTGACGGCAAGCTCACCACAGCCGAGGTGCCCTCCGAGCAAAAGGATGCTATCTCCCATCGTGGCGAGGCGCTGCGCGCCTTCATCCGCGCGTTCGAGAAGCGGTAG
- the rplM gene encoding 50S ribosomal protein L13 — MKTYYAKPGEVQREWLLVDATDMTLGRLASAVAQILRGKNKPTYTPHVDTGDFVVVINCDKIKVTGAKVTDKVYTRITGYPGGVRQETFQEAMEKHPERVIEHAVKGMLPKNTLGRQMAKKLKVYVGPEHPHQAQNPRKIDLEA, encoded by the coding sequence GTGAAGACCTACTATGCGAAGCCCGGCGAAGTCCAGCGCGAGTGGCTTCTGGTCGATGCGACCGACATGACCCTTGGTCGTCTTGCTTCCGCCGTTGCGCAGATTCTGCGCGGCAAGAACAAGCCGACGTACACGCCGCACGTTGACACGGGCGACTTCGTTGTCGTCATCAACTGCGACAAGATCAAAGTGACTGGCGCCAAGGTCACCGATAAGGTGTACACCCGCATCACGGGCTATCCCGGCGGCGTGCGTCAGGAGACCTTCCAGGAGGCAATGGAGAAGCATCCCGAGCGCGTCATCGAGCACGCCGTCAAGGGCATGCTCCCCAAGAACACGCTCGGACGTCAGATGGCTAAGAAGCTCAAGGTCTATGTAGGCCCCGAGCATCCGCATCAGGCGCAGAATCCCCGCAAGATTGACCTGGAGGCATAA
- a CDS encoding hydrogenase small subunit gives MQDSFIESLESRGLTRRAFLGFCGTIAAAIGIEGVTAADVAEAIESNSLIGTNGGLGQGGLAPVIWMELGSCTGCTESFAQSDNPDPATLLLEYLALNYAETLSAAAGYSLEEAREETIEAAKGKYVVVIEGAVMTRYDGEILRIAGAPTCAPHESHLLHTCKNAAAVIAAGSCAVDGGFCAAYPNPGNAEGIQKYLKDNGVSTPVVNLPSCPVNPANLVAVIVQYLLLGAESVVAGLNEFNMPSSMYGQTIHDNCERRGHFENGEFVYEFGSEEEAKGYCLYALGCKGPQTKANCPQVRWNRRVSWCVASGAPCIGCCNGDPRVTVRNWIDVDSPFLGRLKTLRLGSIAFQPTPIALGVTGLLTAALVVHGIGMKATGRTKGGAPFEKEREWDVKHGKKEPSTVPVVEEQVIVDIEEGK, from the coding sequence ATGCAAGATTCGTTTATCGAGTCGCTTGAGTCGCGTGGTTTGACACGTCGCGCCTTTCTCGGCTTCTGTGGCACGATTGCAGCTGCAATCGGCATTGAAGGCGTAACGGCTGCCGATGTTGCCGAAGCCATCGAGAGCAACTCCCTTATCGGTACGAACGGAGGTTTGGGCCAAGGCGGCCTCGCACCAGTCATCTGGATGGAGCTTGGTTCCTGCACCGGTTGCACCGAGTCTTTTGCCCAGTCTGATAACCCCGATCCGGCAACGCTGCTCCTCGAGTATCTCGCGCTCAACTACGCCGAGACCCTCTCTGCCGCTGCTGGCTACTCCCTCGAGGAAGCTCGCGAGGAGACGATCGAGGCTGCTAAGGGCAAGTACGTCGTCGTCATCGAGGGTGCTGTCATGACCCGCTACGATGGCGAGATTCTGCGCATCGCGGGTGCCCCCACCTGCGCTCCGCACGAGAGCCACCTGCTCCACACCTGCAAGAACGCTGCTGCCGTCATCGCCGCAGGTTCCTGCGCTGTCGACGGCGGTTTCTGCGCGGCATATCCCAACCCGGGCAATGCCGAGGGTATCCAGAAGTACCTCAAGGACAATGGTGTATCGACTCCTGTCGTCAACCTTCCCTCTTGTCCCGTCAATCCCGCCAACCTGGTTGCAGTCATCGTTCAGTACCTGCTGCTGGGAGCCGAGTCCGTCGTTGCCGGTCTCAACGAGTTCAACATGCCGAGCTCCATGTATGGCCAGACCATCCATGACAACTGCGAGCGTCGCGGCCACTTCGAGAACGGCGAGTTCGTCTACGAGTTCGGCAGCGAAGAAGAGGCCAAGGGCTACTGCCTGTACGCTCTCGGCTGCAAGGGTCCGCAGACCAAGGCCAACTGCCCGCAGGTTCGCTGGAACCGTCGCGTGAGCTGGTGCGTCGCCTCTGGTGCTCCCTGCATCGGCTGCTGCAACGGCGACCCGCGCGTCACGGTCCGCAACTGGATCGACGTTGACTCCCCGTTCCTGGGCCGTCTCAAGACCCTCAGGCTCGGCAGCATCGCATTCCAGCCGACCCCGATTGCACTCGGCGTCACCGGTCTTCTGACCGCCGCCCTCGTCGTCCATGGTATCGGCATGAAGGCTACGGGCCGCACCAAGGGCGGTGCTCCGTTCGAGAAGGAGCGCGAGTGGGACGTCAAGCACGGCAAGAAGGAACCCTCCACCGTACCTGTCGTCGAAGAGCAGGTCATCGTTGACATTGAGGAGGGTAAGTAA
- the murI gene encoding glutamate racemase yields the protein MNNAPIGIFDSGFGGLTVARAVHERLPQESLIFFGDTARCPYGPRDLREVRGFVHQIGSWLSQHDVKLIIIACNTATAAGLALAQMEFDVPVIGVVEPGARGAVRMTRNRRVGVIATQATIDSGIYPDTIRNLDAGVTAFSTATPRFVEIVEDGIRRSNSPIERLTAEASDVYLRPAFQTIARDYLDPIKKAGVDTLVLGCTHYPVLAPLIQQAVGENVSIISSSEETAKEVVETLSYRGHLADGSIPQHSSFYTTGEDLDDFRTIGGHIFGQPIEDLTYVGVNEL from the coding sequence ATGAACAACGCCCCGATTGGCATATTCGATTCCGGCTTTGGTGGCCTCACCGTCGCGCGCGCCGTCCACGAGCGCTTGCCGCAGGAGTCGCTCATCTTCTTCGGCGATACGGCACGCTGCCCGTACGGCCCGCGTGACCTTCGTGAAGTGCGTGGTTTCGTGCATCAGATCGGCAGCTGGCTTTCCCAGCACGACGTCAAGCTCATCATCATCGCCTGCAACACGGCAACCGCGGCCGGGCTGGCGCTTGCGCAGATGGAGTTCGACGTGCCGGTCATCGGCGTGGTCGAGCCGGGAGCGCGCGGGGCTGTTCGCATGACGCGCAACCGCCGCGTGGGTGTCATTGCTACGCAGGCGACGATTGATTCGGGTATCTATCCGGACACGATTCGCAATCTCGACGCTGGAGTGACCGCGTTTTCCACGGCAACGCCGCGCTTCGTCGAAATTGTCGAGGACGGTATCCGTCGCTCCAATAGCCCCATCGAGCGGCTCACAGCCGAGGCGAGTGACGTGTACCTGCGCCCGGCATTCCAGACGATCGCGCGCGATTATCTCGATCCCATCAAGAAGGCCGGCGTCGACACGCTTGTCCTAGGCTGCACGCACTACCCGGTGCTTGCCCCGCTTATTCAACAGGCCGTGGGCGAAAACGTCTCCATCATTTCCTCGTCGGAGGAGACAGCCAAGGAGGTTGTCGAGACGCTTTCCTATCGTGGTCATCTGGCCGACGGCTCGATACCGCAACATAGCAGTTTCTATACCACGGGTGAGGATTTGGACGATTTTCGTACCATCGGCGGGCATATCTTCGGCCAGCCTATCGAGGACCTTACCTATGTGGGTGTCAACGAACTCTAG
- the smpB gene encoding SsrA-binding protein SmpB — MKKERTYIAKNRKALHDYFVEDRVEAGIVLTGTEVRSLRENSAQLRDCFITIRKGEAWLNGVHIAPYSNGSIFNVEPERRRKLLLHKKEILKLEQEASQQGYSLIPLSMYFTEEGRVKVEVGVCKGKKLYDKRASIKERDAKREIARSMKNSNR; from the coding sequence GTGAAAAAGGAACGGACATATATCGCCAAGAACCGTAAGGCACTACACGATTACTTCGTCGAGGATCGCGTCGAGGCTGGCATCGTACTCACGGGCACCGAGGTTCGCTCGCTACGTGAGAACTCGGCGCAGCTGCGCGATTGCTTCATCACGATTCGCAAAGGCGAGGCCTGGCTTAACGGCGTGCACATAGCTCCTTACAGCAACGGTTCCATCTTCAACGTCGAGCCCGAGCGCCGGCGCAAGCTTCTGCTGCACAAAAAGGAGATTCTCAAGCTCGAGCAAGAGGCATCCCAGCAGGGCTATTCGCTCATCCCGCTTTCGATGTACTTCACGGAAGAGGGCCGCGTGAAGGTCGAGGTCGGCGTTTGCAAGGGCAAGAAGCTCTACGACAAGCGCGCCTCCATCAAGGAGCGCGACGCCAAGCGCGAGATCGCCCGCTCGATGAAGAACAGCAATCGATGA
- the rph gene encoding ribonuclease PH, translated as MTVNIGLGRSYGRGPEEKRPTKITRHFLDNVPGSCLIETGATKVLCAVSIEERVKAWRKGAGAGWITAEYAMLPASTAKRTSREHLTRRGRSMEIERLIGRSLRSAVDMTGLGGEVTFTVDCDVLQADGGTRTAAITGAWVALHDALEMWQNAGKIKTSPIIDQVAAISVGQVDGRILLDLDYQEDSRAEVDLNLIMNARGEIIEVQGTGEQCSFDRSKLNKMLDVATVGIEELLADQRRALEE; from the coding sequence ATGACGGTCAATATCGGTTTGGGACGCTCCTATGGGCGCGGCCCCGAAGAGAAGCGCCCCACTAAGATCACGCGGCACTTTCTCGATAACGTCCCCGGCTCGTGCCTCATCGAGACGGGCGCGACTAAGGTCTTGTGTGCGGTCAGCATCGAGGAGCGTGTCAAGGCGTGGCGCAAAGGCGCCGGTGCCGGCTGGATAACCGCCGAGTACGCAATGCTTCCGGCATCAACTGCCAAGCGCACGTCGCGCGAGCATCTTACGCGACGCGGGCGCAGCATGGAGATCGAGCGCCTCATCGGACGCAGCCTGCGCTCGGCAGTCGATATGACCGGCTTGGGCGGCGAGGTCACCTTCACCGTTGACTGCGACGTGCTGCAGGCGGACGGCGGTACGCGCACGGCGGCCATCACGGGGGCGTGGGTCGCGCTGCACGACGCGCTCGAGATGTGGCAGAACGCCGGCAAGATCAAGACGAGCCCCATCATCGACCAGGTCGCCGCCATCAGCGTCGGCCAGGTGGACGGACGCATCCTGCTCGACCTCGACTATCAGGAAGACTCGCGCGCCGAGGTCGACCTCAACCTCATCATGAACGCGCGCGGCGAGATTATCGAGGTCCAGGGCACGGGTGAGCAGTGCTCCTTCGATCGCAGCAAGCTCAACAAGATGCTCGACGTTGCGACCGTTGGCATTGAGGAGCTGCTCGCAGACCAAAGAAGAGCCTTGGAGGAATAG